TCCACCTCGATGGACTTGTCCTCGCCCCCTTTTTTATCTTCGGCCATTAAAGCTTTCTTCGCCGCTATATGTTAAATTGGTTTCATTTTAAGCCTTGCCCGTCAATAGTTTACTAGCTTGGTGATGCAGATACAAGACAAGACGTCGCATCAGAACGCCGCGCCGCGGGGGGTGTTCGCATGGGCCCTTTACGACTTTGCGAACACGGTGTTCTCCATGAACATCATCTCCCGCTATTTCCCCCTATGGGTGACACAGGGACATTCGGCGCCGGACATTTATTTTTCCGCCACTCTTTCAATCTCCATGTTGTTAGTGGCGGTCACCTCTCCGGCGTTGGGCGCCATGTCCGACACCACGGGGCGCAGGCTCGGGCCTCTTATGTGGCTCACCGGGGCCTGCGCCGCCGCCACGGCGTTGATAGGGCCGGTTGATTCGCTTTTGACGGGGCTGATTCTCTTTGCGGCGGCCAATTTTTGCTACCAGTCGGCCATGACGTTCTATTACGGCCTGCTGCCGTCGGTATCCGAGGGGAGTTCGGCTTCCAGGGTGGCCGGTTACGGCGTATCTTTGGGATATCTTGGGGCCATAGCGGCGTTGGCCATGGCCATGCCGGTGGAGAGTGTTTTCGGGAACGGCGCAGTGTACCCGGCCACCGCGCTTATGTACCTGGCGTTCTCCATCCCGATGTTCAGGCTTTTACGCGATCCGGCTCCGGTGGCAGGCGCCAGGGTGGACATAATCGGGGCTTTCAGGACCTTGGCGCGCACCTTCGCCGGAGCCAGGCGCAACAGGAGCGTATTCATTTTCCTTGGGGCCAACTTCCTGATACTCGACGCTGTGCACACGGTGATAGCCTTCATGGCGATCTACGCCTCGTCGGTGGTGGGGTTTGAAAGCGGGGAACTCAACATTTTCCTGATGACATCAACGGTCGGCGCGGCGGGGGGGTCTTTGCTGTGGGGATGGGCGGCCCACAGATGGAGCCCGTTGCGCACGTTCGGATGGGTGTGCGGGATGTGGCTTTTCACCATGCTTTTAGCGTCGGTGTCGGTGAACAAGGACATGTTCTGGATGGTGGGGCCGCTGGCCGGGGCGGCGCTGGGGGGTGTGTGGGTGGCGGGTCGGTCGGCGCTGGCCCAGATGGCGCCAGCGGACCGCATAGGGGAATATTTCGGGCTGTACAACATGGCCGGCAAGGCGGCGGCGATAGTGGGCCCCATGACCTGGGGGGCGGTGGTCTATATTTTTTCCCCGCTTGGCGGCACAATCCCCCACAGGATG
This genomic window from Nitrospinota bacterium contains:
- a CDS encoding MFS transporter codes for the protein MQIQDKTSHQNAAPRGVFAWALYDFANTVFSMNIISRYFPLWVTQGHSAPDIYFSATLSISMLLVAVTSPALGAMSDTTGRRLGPLMWLTGACAAATALIGPVDSLLTGLILFAAANFCYQSAMTFYYGLLPSVSEGSSASRVAGYGVSLGYLGAIAALAMAMPVESVFGNGAVYPATALMYLAFSIPMFRLLRDPAPVAGARVDIIGAFRTLARTFAGARRNRSVFIFLGANFLILDAVHTVIAFMAIYASSVVGFESGELNIFLMTSTVGAAGGSLLWGWAAHRWSPLRTFGWVCGMWLFTMLLASVSVNKDMFWMVGPLAGAALGGVWVAGRSALAQMAPADRIGEYFGLYNMAGKAAAIVGPMTWGAVVYIFSPLGGTIPHRMAILSLAVFIAAGWRALRHIEYAGAK